The nucleotide window CAGATGGGCTGGCATGACGGATATAATCCTAAAAAGATTGCAGATTTCTTCAGTTCCCTTCTTCATATTCACGGAAGGGATGTAGATGCCATTGATATGGCAGACAGGTTCTGTCTTCTTAATCTTCCTACAGATGCTGCAAAAAGAGCTCTTGAACTTTCCCGTACGGACAGTTCCATTCCTCATATGCATCAGGATTCCAGAAACGGCGGTGATGATTATGAGTCGCGCAGAGGCGGACGCGGAGGCTTTGGAAGAAGGGATGGTTTCCGCGGTGGACGTGGACGTGACCGGGAAGGAGACAGAGGATTCAGAGGTTCTGGAGACCGTTCAAGAAACTTTTCTCATTCAAGACCTGGAGTTCATACTTCAACGCAGCGTAACAGTAAGGCCGCCATCTTTAAGAAAGGTGCGGCAAAAGAATACTGAGTTAATTTTTTAACAGGGATTATGCAAAAACTTTTTTTGCAACTGCAACGGTTTCCATTGCATCTTTTGAATAAAAGTCTGCATCAATTTTCTTTGCATAGTCTTCTGTAAGAACTGCGCCCCCTACAACTATTTTTGTCGTACGGTTGAGCTTGCCCAGTTCCCTCCTGAGTGCCTTTATGGTTTCTTCCATGTTTGCAACGGTTGTAGTCATGAGGGCACTTAATCCTACCAGCTGAATATTGTTATCGATTACAGTCTGTACCACAGTGTCTACCGGTACGTTTTTTCCTAAATCAATTACAGTGTATCCGTAGTTTTCAAGCATTGCCCTTACTATGTTTTTTCCGATGTCATGAATGTCACCGTACACAGTTGCCAGGACTACAGTTCCCTTAGACTGTTCTTTCTGTCCTGAAGCTTCCAGGCTTTCTTTTATTTTTGCGAAACTTGAACTTACTGTATCTGCGCTTAAAAGGAGCTGCGGCAGGAATTTTTTTCCTTTTTCAAAATCCTTTCCTACGTTATCAAGGGCAGGCACAATACAGTTGTTTATTATTTCTTCTGCCTTGTGATCCTGAAGAAGTCTGGATGTAGAAGCCGGGGCTTTGTCTTTAAAGCCTTTTTCGATTATTTCGATAAGTTCCGCTTCTTCCGGGACAGTACTTGTGAGTCTGCTTTCTGCTGTTTTTGAGTCAGTATTATTAGACTTTTCTTCTTTCTTAGGAGCTGCATCAGGTGCCGGTTTTATAATTCCTGCAGAAGTTCCGCTGGTAATTACCGGC belongs to Treponema rectale and includes:
- a CDS encoding cobalamin-dependent protein (Presence of a B(12) (cobalamin)-binding domain implies dependence on cobalamin itself, in one of its several forms, or in some unusual lineages, dependence on a cobalamin-like analog.); the encoded protein is MEALPPRIKPVITSGTSAGIIKPAPDAAPKKEEKSNNTDSKTAESRLTSTVPEEAELIEIIEKGFKDKAPASTSRLLQDHKAEEIINNCIVPALDNVGKDFEKGKKFLPQLLLSADTVSSSFAKIKESLEASGQKEQSKGTVVLATVYGDIHDIGKNIVRAMLENYGYTVIDLGKNVPVDTVVQTVIDNNIQLVGLSALMTTTVANMEETIKALRRELGKLNRTTKIVVGGAVLTEDYAKKIDADFYSKDAMETVAVAKKVFA